In Armatimonadota bacterium, a single genomic region encodes these proteins:
- the rpsB gene encoding 30S ribosomal protein S2: MAVELSMKELLESGVHFGHQTRRWNPKMKRYIYGARNGIYILDLHQTIKMFEDALNFVKKIVEDGGTVLFVGTKKQAQAAVKEAAERSGQYFVSERWLGGTLTNWKTISLRIQRLKELDRMEADGYFERLPKKEALQRRTERDELQRFLGGIRNMTGMPAVMFVVDLNKEAIAVAEARKLNIPVVAIVDTNCDPEMADVIIPGNDDAIRAIRLVTQKMSEAILEARPLSDAVTEGFLSEDVTDEELAEMGEAPIQVDDELLKAFGADKEGV, translated from the coding sequence ATGGCAGTTGAACTGAGCATGAAAGAGCTCTTGGAATCCGGCGTGCATTTTGGGCACCAAACCCGCCGCTGGAACCCCAAGATGAAGCGATACATCTACGGTGCCCGAAACGGCATTTACATCCTAGATCTTCACCAAACCATCAAGATGTTTGAGGACGCCCTCAACTTCGTGAAGAAGATCGTCGAAGACGGCGGAACCGTCCTCTTCGTAGGTACCAAGAAGCAAGCACAAGCGGCGGTTAAGGAAGCTGCAGAGCGAAGCGGACAGTACTTCGTCTCCGAGCGATGGCTCGGCGGAACCCTGACCAACTGGAAGACGATCTCCCTCCGAATCCAGCGACTCAAGGAGCTCGACCGAATGGAAGCCGACGGCTACTTCGAGCGACTTCCGAAGAAGGAAGCCCTTCAGCGACGAACCGAGCGCGACGAACTCCAGCGATTCCTTGGCGGAATCCGCAACATGACCGGAATGCCGGCTGTTATGTTCGTTGTCGACCTCAACAAGGAAGCAATTGCAGTCGCCGAAGCACGAAAGCTTAACATTCCTGTGGTAGCTATTGTTGACACCAACTGCGACCCAGAGATGGCCGACGTCATCATCCCGGGCAACGACGACGCGATCCGCGCGATCCGACTCGTGACCCAGAAGATGAGCGAAGCGATTCTCGAGGCTCGACCTCTTAGCGATGCCGTCACCGAAGGATTCCTCTCCGAAGACGTCACCGACGAAGAGCTGGCCGAAATGGGTGAAGCTCCGATCCAGGTGGACGATGAGCTCCTGAAGGCGTTCGGTGCAGACAAGGAAGGCGTATAA